The Bacteroidales bacterium nucleotide sequence CCCGGCCCTTTCTGTCGGCTGACGGAGAAGGGAGCTCTCTTGCGTGGCATAGCGGGAAAACCCAAATGAAGTATTCCGCCTAGCGAACTCCCATAAAGCCCGTCAGAAGTGCTCCCCTCTCAAATTGCAGAGGGGTCGGGAGTGAGGCAAAAAAAAGAAGTTCTCCATTCCCTTAAGGATCGATTGTTCGATAGTAGCTAAATAGTTACCTTTTTTATTAAACAAAGTCTTGTCATTACTAAGGATACTAAAGCAGAGACGCCCAATTTGGGCGTCTGTACTAAGTCATTTTTCCTGAAAGCAATTGCACCCCAGTTTACTGCTCGTCTTTAAGCGGTTTGAAGCCCTTGCCCAGCACTTCGTTGGCGTCGATAACGGTAACAAAGGCGGTGGGATCTATCTGATGGATATAATCCTTAAGCATCTGGTATTCGCGGCGGCTTACGCTGGTGTAGATCATGTGCTTCTCGTCGTTGTTGTAAAGCCCTTTGCCCGAAAATAGTGTGCCGCCACGTTTGATGTCAACGATAATTTTCTGCCGGATGGCTTCATGCTCATTAGAGACGATGAACATGGTTTTTTCGTACGATATACCCCGAAGCGTGATGTCGACAACCTTGCCGGTGATAAAGATTACAATCCAGGAGTAGAGTGGTATTTTCCAGTCGCCAAAGGCTGCCAATCCTATCAGCACGATGGAGGAATCGAGGATGATCATCAATTGTCCCAGTGGCAGACCGGTGAATTTATTAATAATCATGGCTACGATATCCGTACCTCCCGAGGTGGCGCGTGAGCGGAAGACCAATCCCAACCCAAGGCCGATGAGTACGCCGCCGAAGATGGAAGCCAGCAGCAACTGGTCGCCCAATCCTAGTGGGTCGGTCTGGCCGATAAGGTAGGTAAGAAAATCCATCCAGAAAGCAGTCAGAACAAAGCCAACTACCGTTTTGATACCAAAGCGTGGGCCCAGCACCCGAATTCCTATAATTGTAAGTGGAATGTCCATGCTTAATCCCAGCAAACCGATGGGAATACCCGTTGGCCAAAAATCAAACAAGCCCTCGGTGAGATAATGGATTACGATTCCAATACCATAAACACCGCCGGGAACGATGCGGTAGGGATTGATGAAAAGCACAAATCCGCTGGCCATGATAAAGGTGCCGATAACGATGAGGCTATATACTTTGAACCATTCCCGGGAGAATAGTTTTTCTCTGGTTACAAATGACATTGTGTTATTGTTGATTTAGGTTAATCTCTCAATTGTCAAAAACGAGCGCAAAAGTATAGCCTTTGGAACAGCCGCAATCAGCAAGGCTTCAGGGGTAAGGATTTGTAACGGGCGGCGGCGTATTAAACGTTTAGCGATTTTTGCTTTGATAATAACCGGAGTCTGCCAGGAAATGTCTTGAAGTTTTGTAAGAAGTCTCCCAATTTCCAAATACCAGTAGCGGTTTGGTTATTGGATTTTGAGATTTATTTGTGATGTTTACTCCGACTACCGGCGGATTTTTTATTGGCGGTTGGAATTTTTAAATTTCAGAAGTCCTGACCCAGCTTAAATATCATGACGCGATTTTTAGATTTCTCCTTTCAAATTTGCTACGCAAATTTGGTCGAAATGACACGAATTGATGCGGAAATAGGGAGGTGGGATCGGGCGCTGCGCGCCCGATCCCACCTCCCTCCAATTCTCCCCAGCCATTGTCTTTCCGATCCGCCGTTTGGCGGAGAGGAATCTAATAAACCTATTCACTCTATTAGGAAAATGTCAGTTGGGGATTTTAGTGATAATAATTTACTTTTTGTGACAAGTCAAATTACGATTGAGTATATTTAAATAACTGAAAAACAACAAACAGGTCAGGAGTTCTGAATTTAAAACACATAGCCTGAATACCGCTTCCTACCGCATATTGTGATACACATTGCTCACGTCTTCGTCGTCTTCAAATTTGGCAAGCATCTTTTCCATATCAGCAGCTTCATCAGGCGTCAGCTCTTTGGTTTGGGCGGGGATGCGGTCGAACTCGGCGGTGATGATCTCAAAATGGTTTTCTTCAAAATATTTCTGCAACGCGCCAAAAGATTCAAAGTCGCCGTAAACAACGATGGTATCATCTTCATCAAAGATTTCCGACACCCCCAGGTCGATCAGCTCCAGCTCAAGCTCTTCCAGGTCGATCTCGCCGGAGCTTTTTAGTTTAAAGACGCACTTGTGTTCAAACAAAAAGGTGAGGCTACCGGTGGTTCCCAGTGATCCGCCGTTGTGCGAAAAGTAGCTGCGCACATTGCCCACCGTGCGCACAGGGTTGTCGGTGGTGGTTTCGACCACCACGGCAATACCATGCGGACCGTAGCCTTCGTAAACCACCTCGCGGTAGTCGGCGGTATCGGGGGCGGTAGCTTTCTTGATGGCGCGCTCCACGTTCTCCTTGGGCATGTTGGCATTTTTGGCATTTTGCATCAGCAGGCGCAGGCGCGGATTCAACCCCGGATCGGCGCCGCCGGCCTTCACGGCTATGGTGATGTCTTTTCCTATCTTAGTAAATGTCTTGGCCATGTTGCCCCAGCGCTTCAACTTCTTGGCTTTGCGGTATTCAAATGCTCTTCCCATTTTTTTATTAAAATAATTTTGTGAAAACGGCGCAAAAATAATCATTCATTTTTCGTAAATAATTAAATGGTAATAATATCATCAGATTGTATTGTTTGCAACTTTGGCTTTTTATAATGCCCCATCCCCGACTCTTTCCGTCGGCTGACGGAGGAGGGAGCTCTCCTTCGGGAAAGTATGCGAACTCCAAATTAGTGCGCTTCGCTTTACCGACTTTCATATAGCCAGGCAGGAGAGCTTCCCTCTCCAATTTGGAGACGGGTGGGTGTGAGGCAAAAAAAGGAAGTACTTCGCTTCGCGACCATTCAGATGTCCGACAATAGTTAAAACAGTTGCATTTTTCTAATCAAAAATTAATAACTTTGACCCTTTCGGGGAAAAGGAAACGGCGATTTTTTATTAAACAAAAAATACAATTATCATGAAAAAGCTTCTGCTTCTTACCATTGTCAGCGTGTTCGCAATACATGGTTTTGCGCAAACGCTTATTGCTACTTCCAACCACAACTTCGCTACTGCCCACCACAATCAGCGGAAAATCGTGCGCGACTCCGACGAAAATATTTACGTGGTATTTGCCGATTGGATCGATCAACACAGCGTAATAAAAGGCGTGCACTACAATCGCAGTTTGCAGCAGTGGGGCGAGCCGTTTTTTATTACCGACGGAACCAACCCTACTTTGGCCATCAGCGCCGACGATCACATCCATTTGCTGATGCAGACCAATTCTGAACCGGAAGCAATCGTTCATTTGCAAAGCACTGATTTTATAAACTGGCTGTCGGCCGATACGATCAGCTCACCAGGCGAGATAAGCTATTTGCCAGTGGCCGATGTGGATGCCGCAGGAACGCTAAATGTGCTGTGGCGACAGCAAAACAACGATTACACCCGCTCGGTGATTTACGCTGCAGTTGTGGATGGCGAGCCGGTGGTGCCTCAAATCGTTATGACCAAAACATTTATCGATGATATTGCCATTGCCAACCACCTGCAATATGGCGATGACAATTTGTTTTTTGCTATTCACTATAATCAGGATTCATTGAGCTTCTTTCTGTCGGAAGATTCTATGAACACTTTCGCTATAATTTATTCCGCTTTAGGTTCGCAACCCTGCATATCTTTCAATACATGGTGGATAATGGAAACGGGTTCTGCGCGGTTTTTATACATCAACCCTCAGCAAAAGCTCTGCGAAGTTGAAGCCTTCGAAGATGATTCCTGGCAGATACAAAGCCCAATTGTCATGCCTTTGCAGGAAGTAATAGAAAATGTTTGTATCGACGATCTGATGCCACCCATAGGTTATAGTTTTCTCACCTTGGGTGGGGGTAAGTTGAAACATAATTTTTCTTACGGTTCGGATTGGGGAAACTGGATGGCTACCATGGAGAGAATCTATGGAAACAATATTTCAAATCCATCCATCGCCTACAAGCATTTCAGCTTCCATTATGTCGATTTCATCTGGACAGACAACTCCAGCGGCAACAACGACATTTTTTACATGCGGGATGAGAAGTATGTTTATATCGGCATCGACGACCCTGATCCTGACAAAGGTTTTTCGATTACCGGAAATCCCAATCCTTTTGCCGATCAGATTGTGATCAATATTTCAGTAGAGAAGGAGACGGATAAGCCGCTGATCGAAATTTACAACCACATCGGGCAACGGGTAAAAACAATAGTTCCCGAGCAAAACGATGTGCTGCATTATTATTACTGTTGGAATGGCACCGACGACAACGGCTCTAAGCTGGCTCCCGGCACCTATGTAATTGTGTGTACCGTCGGCAACACGCGCACCGCCCGGAAGGTTATTTTCAGGCCATAGGCTCAAATCATTTATCGAAATTCATTCAATTTTTTGAGGTACAGAAGCCCGATCGGGCGGCTGTACATGATGGAATTAAAAGGGCAACATTCATTCAACAATCCCCAGTCGTAAATTGTCAATTCTACTTCTGCCGACTGAAGCCTGAATTCCTACCTGGCTTTCGTCAATCTTTTGTTGGCAAAAGTGGTGAGGTGGGTGGCGGCAACTACGCGCATCAGCATCTCAAAATAATCGCATTCCTCACTATTCATATCGTAATAATCCACACAGTCGATGCCGGTTGACATGGATATAGAAAGCTGGAGCACAGGCATAGAGATGGTGGCGATGCTATAGAAAACTTTGGAATCCTGCAAAAGGATGGTAAGATAAACCACTAAGCTGTATTCGTTTCCATATTCGTCGTAATAGTTGTCGTTGCCCTGATAAAACAAATATGCTACCTCCGACTGATCTGCAGCGGTGAGCGTATAAGAATAGTCGTCATCGATTGTAAATCCACCGACCACTTGGCCATAAGAGCTTTCGATAATGTCATCAACCAAAGCAATGGCATCGTCGATATCGGAAAGAACAGCTTCGGTGTTGTGCACGCCCACGTATTCGAGCATGAAATACTGGCTCAGGTTATAATTGCTCATATCCACTACATACGAATCACTCTCAGACTGAAACACCAGTTGACTCTCTTCTGGAAGCGCCACCACAATGCCGTTGATCACATCTTCATAAATATCGAATCGTAAGGTGCTATAATCGATGTGGATGTTGTTTGTTTCAAACTCCTCAGCGAAATAGTCGAGGTTGTCAGGGTCGAAAGAGGTTTCATACATTTGCTCGAAAGAGCGGTTTTTTGTTTTATAAAACTCAAAGCCATTTTGCTGGTTTTCTGTAGGATGATATGTGGGCTCATAGTTTGCAAATTTTTCTTCATCAAAATTCTCATCCAGTTGCATCTGTGCCGAAAATAGCAGCGAAAGATCGCCGAGTGAAGCAGGAAGTTGCGTAGAATTGGCGTTTTCGAGTTCGGGCAGGTAGGTGGCGGGGATGGCCCAGCTCACGTTGATTTGTCCGTTTTCGAGACCTCCATCGCCGATAGCAGCAAGTTGTCCGGCGGAATTATAGATAGGAGCTCCCGAATAGCCTGGCAAAAGGCTGCCATTGAGATAATAAACCGGCAAATCGATCTGTGGAAAACCCAGGGTTTTGAGCTTTTTCTTGTCGGCGGTGCTCACGATGAGGTATTCGAGGGTTTCCGGATTAGCATCACCTTTTTCGAGCGACTGGGTGCGGTGGCCATTTGCACCACCATGGTATCCCTGCGCATAAAGTTTTTCGGGAAATTTTATTTTATTCGTATAAAAACTTGTGATCGGTTTTACGGGTTTGCTCAGCGGCATCTCAGTCAGGTTGGTTTTGAGCAGCACCAGATCGGCTTTGGGCAGCACACGTATCACCGTGGCGTCGCGCCAATACGAATTGAGGTAAAGCACTTTTATTTCTGCGCCAGCTTGCATGGCATGCAACGAAGTTACCACCCAGTCGTCCTGTTTCCATATAAAACCACTGGCGGCGCTGGGTTGGCCGTTGGCGGTAATCTTGATCATCACGAGCGATTTGGCCGATTCCACCGGATTGAATTGCGCCGGTAGATTTACGGAAACAATGAAGGTTATTAGTAAAAGGGCGGCAATATTTTTCATGACTTAAAAATTTTGATGAGTGAAAGGTAGAATCGTTTTTGCTGATCTTTGGGAACTACTGGCAGGGTGTTTTTAAGGATACGTTGCCAGCTTTCGCCGGATTTTTTCAAAGCAGCAGTTATTTCATCAAGTGTATTAATATCGTTGAGCAGGGTGACCTGCTGTGTGTTTTCAATGATAATATCACCTGAATATTCCAACTCGCAGAAACTATCGCGCAAAGCAAGCATGGTTGGTACAAAGGTGGTTTCAGGCATAAATTTATTGAGGTTCACGGCAAGTTCTGCCCAGGTACCACCGGCGCTGGTGAAGGAATTGATGATTTCCGATGCCGGCCAGTCAGCTTTTGCCGACTGCAGGAAGTCGCAGGCGCGGGCATCCACCGTGGATGAAAATAATACACTGCTGTGCGACATTGCAACGAAATTGCTGTTGCCGGACGTTGCACCCTGAGCTGATGCGTTTTCTCCGGTAGCTTGCGCTGTAGGAGTGGCATCGGTGCCAAACCATCCGGCAGGGACATCATTGAAAACCCTGCGTGCCACGTAGTAAAGCGATTGTGTGCTGTCGAAACCGGCAGCGCGGTATTCAGTGCGTAGGTCGACCGTGGTGGGCGAAAGAAGATCGTGCGCACGGATATAAATGCCCAGGACGATGCCCGCCACGGCAAAAAGTCCAAACGCGCCAATCCGGAAACCCTTGACGATGGTCAGATATTTATCGTTTAATCCCAGCAATACTACCAGCAACGACGAAAGTGTACCAATAATGCCACTCACCACCGGCGACACCGCTAGTCCAAGCAGCAGCCCAAGCAGCAGTCCGACGCCCATTCCGTTGAGAATCGCTGCGGTAATATTTAATCCGCCGGGACGACTTTCTGCTTCTGTTGTTAATCCGTGTTCATTACCCATATTGCTTTCTACGGGCGCTGATATTTGTTCATCATCCATAAAGTGCTTTTTAATTTTTGAAAATAAACTTTAATGTTTTGCCAAATTAATCCCCCGGGATATTTTCTCCATTAAACCTGAATAAGCATCTGTAGTTCAGAATGATGAGGCTCAATTCCTTTATTTAACAATACATTAACAAAATGGACAGCTTGGATGGGGGAGAAGTTGTCGGGTTGGTTGGGAGGATGTTGTCGGCTTGTCGATCTATCAGAAGTGCAGCCGGCTGAGAACTACCGACTAAAGACTGCCTACTTTCTATTTTGCGCCAGGC carries:
- a CDS encoding YitT family protein; translation: MSFVTREKLFSREWFKVYSLIVIGTFIMASGFVLFINPYRIVPGGVYGIGIVIHYLTEGLFDFWPTGIPIGLLGLSMDIPLTIIGIRVLGPRFGIKTVVGFVLTAFWMDFLTYLIGQTDPLGLGDQLLLASIFGGVLIGLGLGLVFRSRATSGGTDIVAMIINKFTGLPLGQLMIILDSSIVLIGLAAFGDWKIPLYSWIVIFITGKVVDITLRGISYEKTMFIVSNEHEAIRQKIIVDIKRGGTLFSGKGLYNNDEKHMIYTSVSRREYQMLKDYIHQIDPTAFVTVIDANEVLGKGFKPLKDEQ
- a CDS encoding serine protease, with the translated sequence MKNIAALLLITFIVSVNLPAQFNPVESAKSLVMIKITANGQPSAASGFIWKQDDWVVTSLHAMQAGAEIKVLYLNSYWRDATVIRVLPKADLVLLKTNLTEMPLSKPVKPITSFYTNKIKFPEKLYAQGYHGGANGHRTQSLEKGDANPETLEYLIVSTADKKKLKTLGFPQIDLPVYYLNGSLLPGYSGAPIYNSAGQLAAIGDGGLENGQINVSWAIPATYLPELENANSTQLPASLGDLSLLFSAQMQLDENFDEEKFANYEPTYHPTENQQNGFEFYKTKNRSFEQMYETSFDPDNLDYFAEEFETNNIHIDYSTLRFDIYEDVINGIVVALPEESQLVFQSESDSYVVDMSNYNLSQYFMLEYVGVHNTEAVLSDIDDAIALVDDIIESSYGQVVGGFTIDDDYSYTLTAADQSEVAYLFYQGNDNYYDEYGNEYSLVVYLTILLQDSKVFYSIATISMPVLQLSISMSTGIDCVDYYDMNSEECDYFEMLMRVVAATHLTTFANKRLTKAR
- a CDS encoding FlgD immunoglobulin-like domain containing protein, whose product is MKKLLLLTIVSVFAIHGFAQTLIATSNHNFATAHHNQRKIVRDSDENIYVVFADWIDQHSVIKGVHYNRSLQQWGEPFFITDGTNPTLAISADDHIHLLMQTNSEPEAIVHLQSTDFINWLSADTISSPGEISYLPVADVDAAGTLNVLWRQQNNDYTRSVIYAAVVDGEPVVPQIVMTKTFIDDIAIANHLQYGDDNLFFAIHYNQDSLSFFLSEDSMNTFAIIYSALGSQPCISFNTWWIMETGSARFLYINPQQKLCEVEAFEDDSWQIQSPIVMPLQEVIENVCIDDLMPPIGYSFLTLGGGKLKHNFSYGSDWGNWMATMERIYGNNISNPSIAYKHFSFHYVDFIWTDNSSGNNDIFYMRDEKYVYIGIDDPDPDKGFSITGNPNPFADQIVINISVEKETDKPLIEIYNHIGQRVKTIVPEQNDVLHYYYCWNGTDDNGSKLAPGTYVIVCTVGNTRTARKVIFRP
- a CDS encoding YebC/PmpR family DNA-binding transcriptional regulator → MGRAFEYRKAKKLKRWGNMAKTFTKIGKDITIAVKAGGADPGLNPRLRLLMQNAKNANMPKENVERAIKKATAPDTADYREVVYEGYGPHGIAVVVETTTDNPVRTVGNVRSYFSHNGGSLGTTGSLTFLFEHKCVFKLKSSGEIDLEELELELIDLGVSEIFDEDDTIVVYGDFESFGALQKYFEENHFEIITAEFDRIPAQTKELTPDEAADMEKMLAKFEDDEDVSNVYHNMR